From one Brachypodium distachyon strain Bd21 chromosome 4, Brachypodium_distachyon_v3.0, whole genome shotgun sequence genomic stretch:
- the LOC104584762 gene encoding putative expansin-B14, which translates to MASWLSSVLVAALACLLLLLRPCSSWSDAGATWYGPANGAGTDGGACGYQRDVELPPFSAMVTAGGPSIYQDGKGCGACYQVKCMDNPACSGNPVTVVVTDQCPGGPCAADRVHFDLSGKAFGALAKPGLAGSLRNVGNIKVQFNRVACNWHGVNVAFRVDAGSNPNYLAVLVEDEAGDGNLSAVELQQRGGAGGWAPMQRSWGATWKYNGAVKAPVSIRLTSSSGKKLVAANVIPVGWQPGRTYRSLVNY; encoded by the exons ATGGCTTCTTGGTTATCTTCCGTGTTGGTGGCGGCTCTagcctgcctcctcctcctgctccgcccGTGTAGCAGTTGGTccgacgccggcgccacgTGGTACGGCCCCGCTAacggcgccggcaccgacg GTGGTGCGTGCGGGTACCAGCGCGACGTGGAGCTGCCGCCGTTCTCCGCCatggtgaccgccggcggcccCTCCATCTACCAGGACGGCAAGGGCTGCGGCGCATGCTACCAG GTGAAATGCATGGACAACCCGGCTTGCTCCGGCAACCCGGTGACAGTCGTGGTGACAGACCAGTGCCCGGGCGGGCCGTGCGCCGCGGACCGCGTCCACTTCGACCTCAGCGGCAAGGCCTTCGGCGCCCTGGCCAAGCCCGGACTAGCCGGCAGCCTCCGCAACGTTGGCAACATCAAAGTCCAATTCAACCG GGTGGCGTGCAACTGGCACGGGGTGAACGTGGCCTTCAGGGTGGACGCCGGGTCGAACCCGAACTACCTGGCGGTGCTGGTGGAGGAcgaggccggcgacggcaaCCTGTCGGCGGTGGAGCTccagcagcgcggcggcgctggcgggtGGGCCCCGATGCAGCGCTCCTGGGGCGCCACGTGGAAGTACAACGGCGCGGTGAAGGCGCCCGTGTCCATCCGGCTCACGTCGAGCTCCGGCAAGaagctcgtcgccgccaacGTCATCCCCGTCGGCTGGCAGCCCGGCCGCACCTACCGCTCTCTCGTTAACTACTGA